One Chryseobacterium sp. StRB126 genomic region harbors:
- a CDS encoding type I polyketide synthase: MKNVTIIGLTPFEKPDVNLMPKLHQAGIFPVLSLGQELTTAQAAISQLEETNLPSYGIYVSNEKLSAIQLPENVRFAILPFGMTVSQNSNLDIIYQVTSLEEAKQAEQSGAKGIIIKGNEAGGQIGYESTFVLFQRIINEIKSIPVWVQGGIGLHTASAVKALGATGVVLDSQLALFPESSVPKDIKDLCSKLNGTETKIIANHRVLVRPNSPALPDDINAEDLKQYFTDLDISKSYIPMGQDISLATDLYEEFRTLKKMAFGLKEAMHGHLKQAKALQVINQNNALAQELGLKYPIAQGPMTRVSDVPGFANAVAEAGALPFVALSLLTGKSAKSLVMDTKELAGNKTWGVGILGFAPQELRDEQTSYILEAQPPVVLIAGGRPAQAKVFEKAGIKTFLHVPSPALLDIFLKEGAKSFIFEGRECGGHVGPLSSMVLWEKQIERILKEDHPENISVFFAGGVHNDFSTAFVSIMAAPLAARGVKVGVLMGTAYLYTQEAVQTGAIQEEFQVQAMQAKDTVLLETAPGHETRCLNTAFANHFNTEKAKLMAAGTDKKVVWEQLEKLNVGRLRIAAKGIERQGDQLVNIPKDDQLDLGMYMIGQIATMQNKVLTLEELHQNVSIGNYEYIQEAELSELPTSSEKPLDIAIVGMECIFPGAKNLDEFWRNIILGKDSVTEVPDERWNKDLYYKPDSDEADVSHSKWGGFIPKIDFDPLAFGIPPQSLAAIEPTQLLTLLVAKRAMEDAGYGEKHINRENISVIIGAEGGNDLANSYSFRGYYKQVFGELHEEVKEVFPHTTEDSFPGILANVIAGRITNRLDLGGRNFTVDAACASSLAALDLACQELVLGKSDMVLAGGADLHNGINDYLMFSSTHALSRKGRCATFDSEADGIALGEGIAILVLKRYEDAINDGDRIYSVIKGVGGSSDGKALGLTAPRKVGQVRALERAYTQAGISAAAVGLVEAHGTGTVVGDKTELSALTNLFSRSGALPGQTHLGSVKTQIGHTKCAAGLAGLIKASLSVYHGVKPPTLHLKQPNAYYNAQTSPFSFHAETGLWTEKNRYAGISAFGFGGTNFHTVIANHPKKDDSIAMQSWPSELFVFRGDNYEEAKAQSGQIKALLDINDGIPLKDIAYSLSIVSEKPIQFSIVADTAEDLMMKLELVLLGIETKDTFTVNKKEGKVAFTFPGQGSQRINMARDLFVVFPAMRKIIDNYPELEKVVFPSTTFNEADLKQQKETIKDTRLAQPLLGIVDLALAKFLESLGIIPDMLAGHSYGELPALCFSGVFAEDQLVDLSIRRAQSILNSVEGGDPGSMLAASATHERLQPIIAKVEGCYPVNFNAPTQCVIAGSTEAINKLLEVLKQEGISAKKLEVACAFHSPLLAKSKELYADVLKDIPFQEMQIPVWSNTTAEVYPSNPSDIKERLTEHLVQPVRFVEQMQSMYNDGARIFIEVGPGKVLTGLAKSCLEKDQLTLYVEDSSRNKFTHLLCMLAQYLGTGRSFNIEKLFDGRFVQLVDINQPELYKKSPAIWRVNGQAAHPTTGSLPANGALPIINPIPMNNFTNHNTQAPAPESLSTAERMLQEYLNSMKLMIQAQRDVMLSFMGQNPQISPMPAYNTPMPAPAPERTIPVQPVQQERAVAAPAVAVKASPTRDIKALLLQVVSDKTGYPQEMLGMEMDLEADLSIDSIKRVEIIGTLRSELGTLANGNTNEDMVMEQLAAIKTLSGLVSWLTEFSGADATPATPEKNGTTAEAVSKPQAKSTLSLEDLQNAILNIVSEKTGYPKEMLGLDLDLEADLSIDSIKRMEIIADLKNKIGFGENLEQADDVMEKLAAIKTLRGLASWISEMSGETTEIKNEVKEVSTPEATNNVLSRLRFDITPTDASSIQNTEVLQGKRFAITQDDTQQTSAIKTELEKHGAIVELVDADKDLSHVDGLIMLDLFSATDKPSIIDHVDLIKKLDFDRVKWVYLISDIPAHLQDISDASILRHHQGYPGLFKSLAREFDHTTCRLISLSTPQEVDQIAEITLKEILTNDKPAEVIYKNETRHKVDIIPSPLSTSLNKVHIQLDQKSVVLVLGGAQGITAELVKHMSQAYPCTYILVGRSADPRNEVSAKELEAMKTKEEIRAYLIKSGKFTSPAEIEKETTKVYKNNQILRTIRDMEALGNTIVYQSLDLCDEEGLSNLISSIYEKYSRLDGVIHGAGLLEDKLFKQKTTSSFGRVFDTKVKPLRVLAEQLRTDCQFVVLFSSIASVYGNKGQTDYAAANSVLDDYANALNKRLKGKVISINWGPWKGAGMVSSTLESEYERRGISMIPLDEGKEIFLNEIKYGTESQVLIMSGNNW, translated from the coding sequence ATGAAAAACGTAACCATTATTGGACTAACGCCTTTTGAAAAGCCGGATGTCAACCTTATGCCTAAATTGCATCAGGCGGGTATATTTCCTGTCCTCAGCTTAGGCCAAGAGTTAACGACCGCCCAGGCAGCAATTAGTCAACTTGAAGAAACAAACTTACCTTCTTATGGTATTTATGTTTCCAATGAAAAACTATCAGCAATTCAACTTCCCGAAAATGTAAGATTTGCGATCTTACCATTCGGAATGACAGTTTCTCAAAATTCAAATCTGGATATCATTTATCAGGTAACCAGTTTGGAAGAAGCTAAACAAGCTGAACAATCAGGAGCAAAAGGAATTATCATCAAAGGAAACGAAGCAGGAGGCCAAATTGGCTACGAATCTACCTTTGTATTATTCCAAAGAATTATCAATGAAATCAAAAGCATTCCGGTTTGGGTACAGGGGGGAATAGGACTCCATACTGCCTCAGCTGTGAAAGCCTTAGGAGCAACAGGAGTTGTTCTGGATAGCCAACTTGCTTTATTCCCTGAAAGTTCTGTACCAAAAGACATAAAAGATTTATGTTCAAAACTTAACGGAACTGAAACTAAAATCATTGCCAATCACAGAGTATTGGTAAGACCTAATTCTCCTGCATTACCGGATGACATCAATGCTGAAGATCTTAAACAATATTTTACAGATCTTGATATCAGCAAGAGCTACATCCCTATGGGCCAGGATATTTCGCTGGCAACTGATCTGTACGAAGAGTTCAGAACCCTGAAAAAAATGGCTTTCGGACTTAAAGAAGCTATGCATGGTCATCTGAAGCAAGCAAAAGCACTTCAGGTTATCAATCAAAACAATGCATTAGCACAGGAACTTGGTTTAAAATATCCAATTGCACAAGGTCCAATGACCCGTGTAAGCGATGTTCCCGGATTTGCCAATGCAGTAGCAGAAGCCGGAGCTTTACCTTTTGTAGCTTTATCATTACTTACAGGTAAATCAGCGAAGTCTTTGGTAATGGATACAAAAGAACTAGCAGGTAACAAAACATGGGGAGTAGGTATTTTAGGTTTTGCCCCTCAGGAACTAAGAGATGAACAGACTTCTTACATCCTAGAAGCCCAGCCGCCTGTAGTTTTAATTGCAGGCGGAAGACCCGCACAGGCTAAAGTATTTGAAAAAGCAGGAATAAAGACATTCCTGCACGTTCCGTCTCCTGCCCTATTGGATATTTTCCTTAAAGAAGGAGCTAAGAGTTTTATTTTTGAAGGCCGTGAATGCGGTGGACACGTTGGTCCACTATCAAGTATGGTGCTTTGGGAAAAACAAATCGAACGTATATTAAAAGAAGACCATCCGGAAAATATCAGTGTATTTTTCGCGGGTGGAGTCCATAATGATTTCTCAACAGCATTCGTTTCCATTATGGCTGCTCCATTAGCTGCCAGAGGTGTGAAAGTGGGTGTTTTGATGGGAACCGCTTATCTGTACACTCAGGAAGCTGTACAAACAGGAGCTATCCAGGAAGAATTCCAGGTACAGGCTATGCAGGCTAAAGATACAGTCTTATTAGAAACAGCTCCGGGACATGAAACCCGTTGTTTAAATACAGCATTTGCTAACCACTTCAATACCGAGAAAGCCAAACTTATGGCAGCCGGAACAGACAAAAAAGTAGTATGGGAGCAATTGGAAAAATTAAACGTAGGCCGTTTAAGAATCGCAGCTAAGGGAATTGAACGCCAGGGAGACCAATTGGTAAATATTCCTAAAGACGATCAGCTAGACCTTGGAATGTACATGATCGGACAGATTGCCACCATGCAAAACAAGGTCCTTACCCTTGAAGAGCTTCACCAAAACGTTAGTATTGGGAATTACGAATACATCCAGGAAGCAGAATTATCGGAATTACCTACATCCAGCGAAAAACCATTAGATATAGCAATTGTTGGAATGGAATGTATTTTCCCGGGTGCTAAAAATCTGGATGAATTCTGGAGAAACATCATTTTAGGAAAAGACAGCGTTACTGAAGTTCCGGACGAAAGATGGAATAAAGACCTTTATTACAAACCGGATTCAGACGAAGCGGATGTATCGCATTCAAAATGGGGAGGCTTCATTCCGAAAATTGATTTTGATCCATTGGCATTTGGTATTCCACCACAGTCTCTAGCCGCTATTGAGCCTACGCAATTGCTTACTTTATTGGTGGCAAAACGTGCCATGGAAGATGCAGGATATGGTGAAAAACATATTAATAGAGAAAACATCTCTGTCATTATTGGAGCTGAAGGTGGTAACGACCTTGCCAACAGCTATAGTTTCAGAGGATATTATAAGCAGGTCTTCGGAGAACTTCATGAAGAAGTAAAAGAGGTCTTCCCACATACTACAGAGGATTCTTTCCCGGGTATTTTGGCCAATGTGATCGCAGGTAGGATTACGAACCGTCTGGATTTAGGAGGAAGAAACTTTACCGTAGATGCAGCATGTGCTTCGTCTTTAGCAGCCTTAGATTTAGCTTGTCAGGAACTTGTATTAGGAAAATCTGATATGGTTCTTGCCGGAGGTGCAGATTTACATAACGGAATCAACGATTACCTGATGTTCTCCAGTACTCATGCCCTTTCCAGAAAAGGAAGATGTGCTACATTTGACAGTGAAGCAGACGGAATCGCCCTAGGAGAAGGAATTGCTATCCTTGTTTTGAAAAGATATGAAGACGCTATCAACGATGGCGACCGTATCTACTCTGTAATCAAAGGAGTGGGCGGATCCAGTGATGGTAAAGCTCTTGGCTTAACTGCTCCTAGAAAAGTAGGTCAGGTAAGAGCATTAGAACGTGCTTATACCCAAGCTGGAATCAGTGCTGCAGCTGTAGGATTAGTAGAAGCTCACGGTACCGGAACTGTTGTTGGAGACAAAACAGAATTAAGTGCCTTAACCAATCTATTCAGCCGTTCAGGAGCATTACCGGGACAGACGCATTTAGGTTCTGTGAAGACCCAAATCGGACATACCAAGTGTGCTGCAGGATTAGCAGGTTTAATTAAAGCTTCTCTTTCTGTTTATCATGGAGTGAAACCTCCTACCCTTCACCTTAAACAACCGAATGCTTATTATAACGCACAAACCAGCCCTTTCTCTTTCCATGCAGAAACAGGATTATGGACTGAAAAGAATCGTTATGCAGGAATCAGTGCTTTTGGATTTGGAGGAACAAACTTCCACACGGTAATTGCTAACCATCCGAAAAAAGATGATTCTATTGCCATGCAGTCGTGGCCTTCAGAATTATTTGTATTCCGTGGAGATAATTATGAGGAGGCTAAAGCACAATCTGGTCAGATCAAAGCTTTATTGGATATCAATGATGGAATTCCATTAAAAGATATTGCGTACAGTTTAAGTATTGTTTCAGAAAAACCAATTCAATTCAGTATCGTTGCAGATACCGCTGAGGACTTAATGATGAAGCTTGAACTTGTATTATTAGGAATTGAAACTAAAGATACATTCACTGTTAATAAGAAAGAAGGTAAGGTAGCCTTTACATTCCCTGGGCAAGGAAGCCAGAGAATCAACATGGCTCGTGATCTATTCGTAGTCTTCCCGGCTATGCGTAAGATTATCGACAATTACCCTGAGCTTGAAAAAGTAGTTTTTCCTTCTACAACATTCAATGAAGCGGATTTAAAGCAACAGAAAGAAACCATTAAAGACACCCGTTTAGCACAACCGCTTTTAGGAATTGTTGATCTTGCACTGGCTAAATTCTTAGAATCATTAGGAATTATTCCTGATATGCTGGCTGGCCACAGCTATGGTGAATTACCGGCTTTATGTTTCTCAGGAGTATTTGCAGAAGACCAATTGGTTGATTTAAGTATCCGGAGAGCACAGTCTATCCTGAACTCAGTAGAAGGCGGAGATCCGGGTTCAATGTTAGCGGCTAGTGCCACTCATGAACGTTTACAGCCGATCATTGCGAAAGTGGAAGGATGTTATCCGGTTAATTTCAATGCACCTACACAATGTGTTATCGCTGGAAGTACGGAAGCCATCAATAAGCTACTGGAAGTCCTTAAACAGGAAGGTATTTCTGCTAAGAAATTAGAAGTGGCGTGTGCATTCCACAGCCCATTATTGGCAAAATCAAAAGAGTTGTATGCTGACGTATTAAAAGACATTCCTTTCCAGGAGATGCAGATCCCTGTATGGTCTAATACCACAGCAGAAGTATACCCATCGAATCCATCAGACATCAAAGAAAGACTGACTGAGCATTTGGTACAGCCCGTAAGATTCGTAGAGCAGATGCAGTCGATGTATAACGATGGAGCAAGAATCTTCATCGAGGTAGGACCAGGAAAAGTCCTTACAGGATTGGCAAAATCATGTCTTGAAAAAGACCAATTGACTTTATATGTTGAAGACAGCAGCCGTAATAAGTTCACTCATTTACTTTGTATGTTGGCACAGTATTTAGGAACAGGGCGCAGCTTCAATATTGAAAAACTTTTCGATGGCCGTTTCGTTCAGCTTGTGGATATCAATCAGCCTGAATTGTACAAGAAAAGCCCTGCCATCTGGCGTGTGAACGGACAAGCTGCACATCCGACAACAGGTTCATTGCCTGCTAATGGTGCACTCCCTATCATAAACCCTATTCCTATGAACAATTTTACCAATCATAATACGCAAGCTCCTGCTCCGGAAAGCTTATCTACAGCTGAACGTATGCTGCAGGAATATTTAAACAGTATGAAACTAATGATACAGGCACAACGTGATGTGATGCTTTCCTTTATGGGACAGAATCCTCAGATCAGCCCAATGCCTGCTTACAATACTCCAATGCCAGCACCTGCTCCTGAACGTACTATTCCGGTACAACCGGTTCAACAGGAAAGAGCTGTGGCTGCTCCTGCCGTTGCTGTAAAGGCATCTCCAACAAGAGATATCAAAGCATTATTACTACAGGTGGTAAGCGATAAAACAGGATACCCACAGGAAATGCTGGGCATGGAAATGGACCTTGAAGCTGATTTAAGTATCGACTCTATTAAAAGAGTGGAAATCATCGGAACACTTCGCAGCGAGCTGGGAACATTAGCCAATGGAAATACCAACGAAGATATGGTAATGGAACAATTGGCAGCCATCAAAACTCTAAGTGGATTAGTTTCATGGCTTACTGAATTCTCTGGAGCAGATGCCACTCCAGCAACTCCTGAAAAAAATGGAACAACTGCTGAAGCGGTTTCAAAACCACAGGCAAAATCTACTTTATCATTAGAAGACCTTCAAAATGCTATCTTAAATATCGTAAGCGAAAAAACAGGATATCCGAAAGAAATGCTAGGCCTTGACTTAGATTTAGAAGCAGACCTTAGTATTGATTCCATCAAGCGTATGGAGATCATTGCAGATCTTAAAAACAAGATCGGTTTCGGAGAAAATCTTGAACAGGCTGATGATGTGATGGAAAAATTAGCAGCCATTAAAACCCTTCGCGGATTGGCAAGCTGGATCAGTGAAATGAGCGGTGAAACCACTGAAATAAAAAACGAAGTAAAGGAAGTTAGCACTCCTGAAGCTACGAATAATGTATTATCTCGTCTCCGTTTTGACATCACGCCTACAGATGCTTCTTCAATACAAAATACAGAAGTTCTTCAGGGAAAACGTTTCGCCATTACTCAGGATGACACCCAACAAACCTCAGCCATCAAAACTGAACTGGAAAAACATGGTGCTATCGTAGAATTGGTAGATGCAGACAAAGACCTTTCACATGTTGACGGATTAATCATGCTAGACCTATTCTCAGCAACTGATAAACCAAGCATTATCGATCACGTTGATTTAATTAAAAAACTGGATTTCGATAGAGTAAAATGGGTCTATTTAATTTCTGATATTCCGGCTCATCTTCAGGATATTTCTGATGCAAGCATTCTACGTCATCACCAAGGATATCCGGGACTTTTCAAAAGCTTGGCAAGAGAATTCGATCATACCACTTGCAGATTAATCAGTTTAAGTACTCCTCAGGAAGTAGATCAGATTGCTGAAATCACTTTAAAGGAAATATTAACCAACGATAAACCTGCTGAAGTTATTTATAAAAACGAAACAAGACATAAGGTAGATATCATCCCTTCTCCATTGTCTACAAGTTTAAATAAAGTCCACATTCAGCTAGATCAGAAATCAGTGGTATTGGTATTGGGAGGTGCACAGGGAATCACTGCAGAACTGGTAAAACACATGTCTCAGGCTTATCCATGTACTTATATTTTAGTAGGAAGATCGGCAGACCCAAGAAATGAGGTTTCTGCGAAAGAATTGGAAGCAATGAAGACTAAAGAGGAAATCAGAGCTTATTTGATTAAATCCGGAAAATTCACTTCCCCTGCTGAGATTGAAAAAGAAACCACAAAGGTTTACAAAAACAATCAGATCCTACGTACAATCCGTGATATGGAAGCGCTTGGAAATACCATCGTTTATCAATCTTTAGACCTTTGTGACGAAGAAGGATTAAGCAACCTAATCAGCAGTATTTATGAAAAATACAGCCGCTTAGATGGAGTGATCCACGGAGCAGGTCTTTTAGAAGATAAATTATTCAAACAAAAGACGACCTCATCTTTCGGACGTGTATTCGATACCAAAGTAAAACCACTTCGTGTATTGGCTGAACAACTTCGTACAGACTGTCAGTTCGTTGTTTTATTCTCAAGTATTGCATCCGTATATGGTAACAAAGGCCAGACAGATTATGCGGCTGCCAACAGTGTACTGGATGATTACGCTAACGCTCTGAATAAAAGACTAAAAGGAAAAGTAATCTCCATCAACTGGGGACCTTGGAAAGGAGCAGGAATGGTTTCTTCCACCCTTGAATCAGAATACGAACGTAGAGGAATTTCTATGATCCCATTGGATGAAGGAAAAGAAATTTTCCTTAACGAAATAAAATATGGAACTGAAAGCCAAGTGCTTATCATGTCAGGAAATAATTGGTAA
- a CDS encoding type I polyketide synthase, with amino-acid sequence MKKTDVAVVGLSCVFPGAQDAQTFWQNIVNKVDSTQSAPADRIDPVHFSDATNPVDRFYCKRGGFIPDYEFNPTTFGILPLAVEGTEPDHLLTLDLVQKALEDAGVFQKKTSLEKAGIIIGKGNYTGPGATRAIEIVRTGEQISSLLQELLPQVSSADIEKVKHAFQERKGRFAADTAMGLIPNLVASLVANRFDLGGVAFTVDAACASALIAVDHAVQELQRGRSDMMIAGGVHTGQNAAFWSIFAQLGAMSRQEQIKPFSRDADGLLIGEGCGFVVLKRLEDAVRDQDKIYAVIKGVGVSSDGNGTSVMSPSVKGQLKALEQAWINADLDKNKVGYLEAHGTGTPLGDKTELQTLAQFFGKEEAAPAAGIGSVKSNIGHAMPAAGIAGLIKTCLALHHDTLPPTLYCENPTADMQNTRFEPVQEAKNWSKTGLPKVAAVNAFGFGGINAHVVLEGYDMPKKDKVLLLARPTQAELVSALQNNDTTLGEGDFRIAIFDPTPARVEKALKIVSKNLIWKNKQDIWYTSTPLLKDGGKVAFVFPGLDGLAKGEVDSVSRYFGLTAPIETEGEGLLTDALNIFNNCSILDNSLKKLGIIPDMNAGHSLGEWLAGYSSELAEANSVKALIDVLNPETFELKDSKFIAIGAGINVVQPFITEISDLYISNDNCPNQVILCGSNAALDELVPLLKSKQIFHQVLPFQSGFHSPFIADKLDVILAGMEKAQFQKTKIPLWSATTLEPYPADQAAIRKLSAEHLVEPVRFRELTDKLYEEGARVFIQVGTGGLIGFIDDTLKGKAFSTIPSSVPTRSALAQLQRVVASLFVEGKTIALDFLEVQQHSKKAQGKGIKLELGSPIIRNFKEVKALAQAFETPKQYTASASAMTAKSGHPLVQAFQDNVNDMIRMQEEVLTLFQNRPEITIPRPAQVAPVAQHAAPQAPRSTTFSKDLYVTLESHPYLIDHSLLRQPKGWAHVADMEPVIPMTMIFEQLAEIAEAEIPGTQVHKIMNVSVFQWMNVAQPFEKTVKGQWRGENHAYLDIENFANAEVTLKSGPVPTPTFNLSIGDLLPIEKTPEEIYDMHMFHGDKYQGITEVSAVGTKGIIGKIKGNGGKGSLLDNAGQLFGLWLQLTLVKDRIAFPVKIRDIEFFGDMHDQEGIFECTCMQTELNDEFAIANIVLKRDGKVWCAITGWQNRRLEIDAALWNVSMSPLHNRLSEEIAPEVFFFHQAYTRVASWDFILKRYFNQTEKQHHQQLLPNKKKNWMVSRVAVKDAVRNLLRQEKNLACFPITFEIRSDEVGKPYLISDFTEDIHISLAHKGKEAVGIARYGKSVGIDMELMEERSSGFYDLVFTDHELALLKGKDQAEWTTRFWVAKEAYGKFLGTGLKGNPKAFEVEQIKDDHLWINNIEIKTVKHKNYIIGWTL; translated from the coding sequence ATGAAAAAAACAGATGTTGCTGTAGTTGGACTATCCTGTGTCTTTCCCGGGGCGCAGGATGCCCAAACTTTTTGGCAGAATATTGTCAATAAAGTAGACTCTACCCAATCCGCTCCGGCTGATAGGATAGATCCGGTGCATTTTAGCGATGCCACCAACCCTGTCGATCGTTTCTACTGCAAACGAGGCGGGTTTATTCCTGATTATGAGTTTAACCCTACCACCTTTGGGATTTTACCCCTTGCCGTGGAAGGAACAGAACCAGATCATTTACTGACCCTTGATTTAGTTCAGAAAGCTTTAGAAGATGCAGGTGTATTTCAAAAGAAAACATCTCTTGAAAAAGCAGGAATTATCATCGGAAAAGGAAATTATACCGGACCGGGAGCTACCCGTGCCATTGAAATTGTAAGAACCGGAGAACAGATTTCTTCCTTATTGCAGGAGCTTCTGCCTCAGGTATCTTCCGCTGATATTGAAAAAGTAAAACATGCTTTCCAGGAACGCAAAGGACGTTTTGCTGCTGATACTGCCATGGGATTAATTCCTAACCTGGTAGCTTCATTGGTAGCCAACCGTTTTGATCTTGGAGGCGTTGCTTTTACGGTAGATGCCGCTTGTGCCAGTGCTTTAATTGCGGTAGACCATGCCGTACAGGAACTTCAGAGAGGACGTTCCGATATGATGATCGCCGGAGGAGTTCACACCGGACAGAACGCAGCTTTCTGGAGTATTTTTGCTCAATTGGGAGCGATGTCCCGCCAGGAACAGATCAAGCCGTTCAGTAGGGATGCTGATGGATTACTGATTGGGGAAGGCTGTGGTTTCGTCGTGTTAAAACGATTGGAAGACGCCGTTCGCGATCAGGATAAAATCTATGCGGTCATTAAAGGTGTAGGCGTAAGTAGTGATGGTAACGGAACCAGCGTGATGAGCCCATCCGTAAAAGGTCAGTTAAAAGCTTTAGAACAAGCCTGGATCAATGCTGATCTGGATAAAAATAAAGTAGGTTACCTTGAAGCCCATGGTACCGGAACTCCGCTTGGAGATAAAACAGAACTTCAGACCTTAGCACAGTTCTTCGGAAAAGAAGAAGCTGCTCCGGCAGCAGGAATCGGGTCTGTAAAGTCCAATATCGGACATGCTATGCCGGCTGCCGGAATCGCAGGATTGATTAAAACCTGTCTTGCCTTACACCATGATACATTACCACCAACATTGTACTGTGAGAATCCTACTGCAGACATGCAGAATACAAGATTTGAACCGGTACAGGAAGCTAAAAACTGGTCAAAAACAGGACTGCCCAAAGTAGCGGCAGTCAATGCTTTCGGATTTGGCGGAATCAATGCTCACGTTGTTCTTGAAGGCTATGACATGCCGAAAAAAGACAAAGTATTGCTATTGGCAAGACCTACCCAGGCAGAATTAGTTTCTGCATTACAAAATAACGATACCACTTTAGGAGAAGGAGATTTCAGAATAGCGATATTCGATCCTACGCCTGCAAGAGTAGAAAAAGCCCTTAAAATTGTTTCCAAAAACCTGATCTGGAAAAACAAGCAGGATATCTGGTACACTTCTACCCCATTATTAAAAGATGGCGGAAAAGTAGCCTTCGTATTCCCTGGTTTGGATGGTCTGGCAAAAGGTGAAGTAGACAGCGTTAGCCGTTATTTCGGATTAACAGCGCCTATAGAAACTGAGGGCGAAGGCCTTTTAACCGATGCTTTAAATATTTTCAACAACTGCAGCATCCTTGACAATTCATTGAAAAAACTGGGAATCATCCCGGATATGAATGCAGGACACAGTTTAGGAGAATGGCTGGCAGGATATTCATCAGAACTGGCGGAAGCCAATTCAGTAAAGGCTTTAATCGATGTTCTGAATCCTGAAACTTTTGAATTAAAAGATTCTAAATTCATTGCCATCGGAGCCGGAATTAATGTGGTACAGCCTTTTATCACTGAAATTTCAGATCTGTATATTTCTAACGATAACTGTCCTAATCAGGTCATTCTTTGTGGCAGCAATGCTGCATTGGATGAGTTGGTTCCCTTATTAAAATCAAAACAGATCTTCCATCAGGTACTGCCTTTCCAATCCGGATTCCACTCTCCATTTATCGCTGATAAACTGGATGTGATTTTAGCGGGAATGGAAAAAGCACAGTTCCAGAAAACGAAGATTCCGTTATGGTCTGCAACCACTTTAGAACCTTATCCTGCAGATCAGGCAGCGATCAGAAAACTGAGTGCTGAGCATTTGGTTGAACCTGTTCGTTTCCGTGAACTGACAGATAAACTATACGAAGAAGGCGCCAGAGTATTCATTCAGGTGGGTACCGGTGGTCTGATCGGATTTATTGATGATACCTTGAAAGGAAAAGCATTCAGCACCATTCCTTCCAGTGTTCCTACCCGTTCCGCATTGGCGCAGTTACAACGTGTTGTAGCTTCATTATTTGTAGAAGGGAAAACCATTGCTCTTGATTTCCTGGAAGTTCAGCAGCATTCAAAAAAAGCACAAGGAAAAGGCATTAAACTGGAATTAGGCTCACCTATTATCCGAAACTTCAAAGAAGTAAAAGCCTTAGCTCAAGCCTTTGAAACACCAAAACAATATACTGCCTCAGCTTCAGCCATGACAGCAAAAAGTGGGCATCCGCTGGTACAGGCATTCCAGGACAATGTTAATGATATGATCCGTATGCAGGAAGAAGTCCTGACTTTATTCCAGAACCGTCCGGAAATTACGATTCCACGCCCTGCTCAGGTTGCTCCTGTAGCACAGCACGCTGCTCCACAAGCACCAAGAAGTACAACCTTCTCAAAAGATCTGTATGTAACACTGGAAAGTCATCCATACCTGATCGATCACAGCTTATTGAGACAGCCTAAAGGGTGGGCTCATGTAGCGGATATGGAACCGGTAATCCCGATGACCATGATCTTTGAGCAGCTGGCAGAAATTGCAGAAGCGGAAATCCCGGGAACACAGGTTCATAAAATCATGAACGTAAGTGTATTCCAATGGATGAACGTAGCGCAGCCTTTTGAGAAAACTGTGAAAGGACAATGGCGTGGTGAAAATCATGCGTATCTGGATATTGAGAACTTCGCTAATGCAGAAGTCACCTTAAAATCCGGTCCTGTTCCTACTCCAACCTTCAATCTTTCCATTGGTGATCTTTTACCAATTGAAAAAACCCCTGAAGAAATCTACGATATGCACATGTTCCATGGTGACAAATACCAGGGAATTACTGAAGTTTCAGCGGTTGGAACCAAAGGAATTATAGGAAAGATCAAAGGAAATGGCGGAAAAGGGTCTCTGCTGGACAATGCCGGACAGTTATTCGGGCTTTGGTTACAGCTAACTTTAGTGAAAGACCGTATCGCCTTCCCGGTGAAGATCAGAGACATTGAATTCTTCGGAGACATGCACGATCAGGAAGGTATTTTTGAATGTACCTGTATGCAGACTGAGCTTAATGATGAATTTGCCATTGCTAATATCGTTCTTAAAAGAGACGGAAAAGTATGGTGTGCCATCACAGGCTGGCAGAACAGAAGACTGGAAATTGATGCCGCCTTATGGAATGTTTCCATGTCACCATTGCATAACCGCCTTTCTGAAGAGATTGCTCCTGAAGTATTCTTCTTCCACCAGGCGTATACCAGAGTCGCTTCATGGGATTTTATCCTGAAAAGATATTTCAACCAGACGGAAAAACAGCATCATCAACAATTATTACCGAACAAGAAGAAAAACTGGATGGTAAGCCGTGTGGCGGTGAAAGATGCCGTGAGAAACCTTCTTCGTCAGGAAAAAAATCTTGCCTGCTTCCCGATCACCTTTGAGATCCGTTCCGATGAAGTGGGGAAACCTTACCTCATCAGTGATTTTACAGAAGATATTCATATTTCACTCGCTCACAAAGGAAAAGAAGCCGTGGGGATTGCGAGATATGGCAAATCTGTAGGAATCGATATGGAACTCATGGAAGAACGCAGCTCAGGATTCTATGATCTGGTATTTACAGACCATGAATTAGCCTTATTAAAAGGAAAAGATCAGGCAGAATGGACCACCCGTTTCTGGGTAGCGAAGGAAGCCTACGGAAAATTCTTAGGAACCGGACTGAAAGGGAATCCAAAAGCCTTTGAAGTAGAACAAATAAAAGACGATCACTTGTGGATCAACAACATTGAAATCAAAACTGTTAAACATAAAAATTATATTATCGGATGGACACTGTAA